One window of the Oscillospiraceae bacterium genome contains the following:
- a CDS encoding DUF4153 domain-containing protein, which translates to MRQSKSEYKISEKFKNLIYAFFRFPVTILYLTVFVILMCVRENVQGNGLQVVKALSMTCVVGALLNMLSVAVKERFCPKRYHSTITFVGLFMPFLLFLSLYLFSLNDLWLFRSYAFGLIFFLGFMLVPCIKSQENTFDKMAIIIIRHLYSSFFSTLMIYLGAYVVLYGVNSLFIISSFEKINVYILYICIYIFALSFLSKLPKYSNQNEIEAFEMSENIKKIVSYIVIPVIFIFSAIFAGYFVKIFVTGIWPSNQIVKAAVVYSIAGICVYMIAGNISSEICKLFKKIFPIICIVFNIMSAIAVLKRISVYAITYNRYFAMLIIAFSVVCCLVYLIKSKIYLVATVSLFCFFVAFSCLPIVNFFDVSCYSQMLRAEKILQRNYMLESGVLKSDVEIPSYDMQELYNSVEYLTLKDKTKIAYWLPDGFVMSDFERCFGYSENSQIEDNDFYYRNYILKPANYNVSGYDLCINAQTEYLETGVVSSAEFKGNRGEYYYELISDNSNGSLSLVLKRNGAQIMQSDFNEMISYFKNEAIKDIKDSAVNVTEIPLPLEKMSCVLYGGGSRLYVVFTAVTDNRSMDIDYKYLDSLTVVANVYLDEYYNGR; encoded by the coding sequence GTGAGGCAAAGTAAATCAGAATATAAAATTTCTGAAAAATTTAAAAATTTAATATATGCCTTTTTCCGCTTTCCTGTAACAATACTGTATTTAACGGTATTTGTAATTCTTATGTGTGTAAGAGAAAACGTGCAGGGAAACGGATTGCAGGTTGTAAAAGCTTTGTCTATGACTTGCGTTGTGGGAGCTCTTTTAAATATGCTCTCTGTTGCAGTAAAGGAAAGATTTTGCCCTAAAAGGTATCATTCAACCATTACGTTTGTAGGACTGTTTATGCCTTTTCTGCTGTTTTTAAGTCTGTATCTGTTCTCCTTGAATGATTTGTGGCTTTTCAGAAGCTATGCCTTTGGATTGATTTTCTTTTTGGGCTTTATGCTTGTACCGTGCATAAAAAGTCAAGAGAATACCTTTGATAAAATGGCAATAATCATTATAAGACATTTGTATTCAAGCTTTTTTTCTACACTGATGATTTATCTTGGCGCTTACGTTGTTCTGTATGGCGTAAATTCTCTTTTTATTATTTCTTCCTTTGAAAAAATAAATGTCTATATATTATATATATGTATATATATTTTTGCGCTTTCCTTTTTAAGTAAGCTTCCGAAATATTCAAATCAAAATGAAATAGAAGCTTTTGAAATGTCCGAAAATATAAAAAAAATAGTTTCCTATATAGTTATTCCTGTTATTTTTATTTTTTCTGCGATTTTTGCAGGCTACTTTGTAAAAATATTTGTAACAGGCATCTGGCCGTCAAATCAGATAGTAAAAGCCGCTGTGGTATATAGCATTGCGGGTATTTGCGTGTATATGATTGCGGGAAATATAAGCTCGGAAATTTGTAAGCTTTTTAAAAAAATCTTTCCTATTATATGTATAGTGTTTAATATAATGTCGGCAATTGCTGTTCTAAAAAGAATATCGGTTTATGCAATAACATATAACCGTTATTTTGCTATGCTTATAATAGCTTTTTCTGTTGTCTGTTGCCTTGTGTATTTGATAAAATCAAAAATATATCTCGTTGCAACGGTTTCTTTGTTTTGCTTTTTCGTAGCCTTTTCCTGCTTGCCTATAGTAAACTTTTTTGACGTGTCCTGCTATTCGCAAATGCTCAGAGCAGAGAAAATTCTCCAAAGAAATTATATGCTTGAAAGCGGCGTGCTTAAAAGCGACGTCGAAATTCCTTCATATGATATGCAGGAGCTCTATAACAGCGTTGAGTATTTAACCTTAAAGGATAAAACAAAAATAGCTTATTGGCTGCCTGACGGTTTTGTGATGAGCGATTTCGAAAGATGCTTTGGCTATTCAGAAAATTCTCAGATAGAGGATAATGATTTTTATTACAGAAATTATATATTAAAGCCCGCCAATTATAATGTGTCGGGCTATGACCTGTGCATAAATGCGCAAACTGAATACCTTGAAACCGGTGTAGTTTCCTCTGCTGAATTCAAAGGCAACAGGGGCGAATATTACTACGAGCTTATAAGCGATAACAGTAACGGCTCCTTGTCACTGGTGCTTAAACGCAACGGTGCTCAGATAATGCAAAGCGATTTTAATGAAATGATATCCTACTTTAAAAATGAAGCTATAAAAGATATAAAAGACTCCGCTGTAAACGTAACGGAAATCCCTCTTCCTCTCGAAAAAATGTCCTGCGTTCTTTACGGCGGCGGCTCAAGACTTTATGTGGTGTTTACAGCGGTAACTGACAATCGTTCTATGGACATAGATTACAAATATCTCGACAGCTTAACGGTAGTTGCAAATGTCTATTTAGATGAATATTACAATGGAAGATAA